From Podospora bellae-mahoneyi strain CBS 112042 chromosome 3, whole genome shotgun sequence, the proteins below share one genomic window:
- the DAD4 gene encoding DASH complex subunit dad4 (COG:S; EggNog:ENOG503P5Z2), producing the protein MESPHEHQQNLLLSRIITNVEKLNESILVMNKTLQDINIQNMNIELVAQMFKNYQSNVLFHLEATDNLKDPA; encoded by the exons ATG GAAAGTCCACACGAGCATCAGCAGAACCTCCTGCTGTCACGCATTATCACCAATGTT GAGAAACTGAACGAGTCCATTCTTGTCATGAACAAGACCCTTCAA GACATCAACATTCAGAACATGAACATTGAGCTGGTAGCCCAAATGTTCAAGAATTACCAGTCCAAtgtccttttccatctcgaGG CTACGGACAACTTGAAAGACCCGGCGTGA